A region from the Mesomycoplasma hyopneumoniae J genome encodes:
- the secG gene encoding preprotein translocase subunit SecG, whose product MWRTIIVTFIAIFGVLIILISLLMSPHSNSFSGALIGSSDLDLFQISKERGFKKFTKWAMFVVGFIFLGLALVVRLL is encoded by the coding sequence ATGTGAAGAACAATCATCGTTACGTTTATTGCCATTTTTGGTGTTTTAATTATTTTAATCTCACTGCTTATGTCGCCACATTCAAACTCTTTTTCGGGAGCGCTTATTGGTTCTAGCGACCTAGATTTATTCCAGATTTCAAAAGAACGCGGATTTAAAAAATTCACAAAATGAGCAATGTTTGTTGTGGGTTTTATCTTTCTCGGGCTCGCTTTAGTTGTTAGGTTATTATAA
- a CDS encoding phospholipase D-like domain-containing protein produces the protein MHKFIKWFFYYCFLVIFLVAFSATIYLIHYFLAKNMNWISILTIFIVYASTSFFNLFILLQKRRYETKISWLIACSILPIIGPISYIFLGRKYLKSQNIKKYFAQYRNFTNLKEKVQTWKNQESKDTLLSFSSEYFSSPIKEFNGNLLVDGHSFFEKLFADIKNAKKFIFIDVYIIKNDFIWKKLKKILVDKRKCGVIIKILVDSFGTYLIKRRHWIELKKQKIEVLHFNTFKIPFVSGQSFYRNHRKVYIIDGKIAYTGGNNISEEYSSFDKNYGYWMDLNLRLEGEIVQTYCKNFLFHWTKWGKKKISKEKINGFCSIENSNLKQDKNDNLGVVIQNGPNLEHSLIEGFILKKIYSAKKNIKIFTPYLVPSQKIIDALKDILLAKIEVNFFLPGRNDSKIIKTFNDFFAKKLLKYGAKIHYFKELFFHGKSIIIDDKYGMIGTSNLDYRSLLFQYETNLFFKGKILGDFLNYIQVLKNQNIIIEINKVSKVFFILRFFIFFLKTVI, from the coding sequence ATGCATAAATTTATAAAATGATTTTTTTACTATTGTTTCTTAGTAATATTTTTAGTTGCTTTTAGTGCCACAATTTATTTAATTCATTATTTTTTAGCAAAGAATATGAATTGAATTTCAATTTTGACTATTTTTATAGTTTATGCTTCTACCTCTTTTTTTAATTTATTTATATTATTACAAAAAAGAAGGTATGAAACGAAAATTTCTTGATTAATTGCTTGTTCAATTTTGCCAATAATAGGCCCAATTTCATATATTTTTTTAGGCAGAAAATACTTAAAAAGTCAAAATATTAAAAAATATTTTGCACAATACAGAAATTTTACTAACCTAAAAGAAAAAGTTCAAACCTGGAAAAATCAAGAATCTAAAGATACTTTACTAAGTTTTTCTAGTGAATATTTTTCATCCCCAATTAAAGAATTTAATGGAAATTTGCTAGTTGATGGTCATAGTTTTTTTGAAAAACTTTTTGCTGACATTAAAAATGCAAAAAAATTTATTTTTATTGATGTTTATATAATAAAAAATGATTTTATTTGAAAAAAATTAAAAAAAATACTGGTTGATAAGCGGAAATGCGGGGTGATAATTAAAATTTTAGTCGATTCTTTTGGCACCTATCTTATAAAAAGGCGCCATTGAATCGAATTAAAGAAGCAAAAAATTGAGGTTTTGCACTTTAACACCTTTAAAATTCCATTTGTTTCCGGACAAAGTTTTTACCGAAATCACCGAAAAGTTTATATTATTGACGGAAAAATTGCTTATACAGGCGGAAATAATATATCCGAAGAATATTCAAGTTTTGATAAAAATTATGGATATTGAATGGATTTAAACCTTAGACTTGAAGGTGAAATTGTTCAAACTTACTGTAAAAATTTTCTGTTCCATTGAACAAAATGAGGCAAAAAAAAGATATCAAAAGAAAAAATCAATGGATTTTGCAGTATTGAAAATTCTAATCTAAAGCAAGACAAAAACGATAATCTTGGTGTAGTTATTCAAAATGGACCCAACCTCGAGCACTCATTAATTGAGGGTTTTATTTTAAAAAAAATTTATTCAGCAAAAAAAAATATAAAAATTTTTACCCCTTATCTTGTTCCCTCGCAAAAAATTATTGATGCTTTAAAGGATATTTTGCTTGCTAAAATTGAGGTTAATTTTTTCTTACCGGGGAGAAATGATTCAAAAATTATTAAAACTTTCAATGATTTTTTTGCTAAAAAATTATTGAAATATGGAGCAAAAATACACTATTTTAAAGAACTTTTCTTCCATGGAAAGTCAATAATCATTGATGATAAATATGGAATGATAGGAACCTCGAATTTAGATTATCGATCGCTTCTTTTTCAATATGAAACTAATTTATTTTTTAAAGGAAAAATTTTAGGTGACTTTTTAAATTATATTCAGGTACTAAAAAATCAAAATATTATTATTGAAATTAATAAGGTATCAAAAGTTTTTTTTATCCTTCGTTTTTTTATATTTTTTTTAAAAACTGTTATATAA
- the recA gene encoding recombinase RecA: protein MTEINEKSLLKQALAEIKKKFGNESIMVLGEKPPIDTEVFSSGSMAIDMALGIGGFPKGRIVEIYGPESSGKTTISLHAIAEVQKQGGIAAFIDAEHSIDPQYAKNLGIDIDNLILSQPDSGEQALDIVDTLTKTKAIDLIVVDSVAALVPMAELQGEMKDQVIGAQARLMSKALRKITASLNKNGTTVIFINQIREKVGVIFGNPETTPGGRGLKFYASIRLDVRKIQQITSGNDITGHSVKIKVVKNKLAIPFKTALVEIVFAKGISKSAEIAQLGEELGILVRKGSWFAYKGENIAQGKVNLKLLLENNTKLFNEIKDQIIEKLKENQQQSQTL from the coding sequence ATGACTGAAATTAACGAAAAATCATTATTAAAACAAGCGCTTGCAGAAATTAAAAAGAAATTTGGTAACGAATCAATTATGGTTTTAGGTGAAAAGCCGCCAATTGATACAGAAGTTTTTTCATCTGGGAGTATGGCTATCGATATGGCTCTTGGAATTGGTGGTTTTCCGAAAGGAAGAATTGTTGAGATTTATGGTCCTGAATCATCAGGGAAAACCACAATTAGTCTCCATGCCATTGCTGAAGTCCAAAAACAGGGAGGAATTGCCGCCTTTATTGATGCAGAACATTCAATTGATCCACAGTATGCAAAAAATTTAGGAATTGATATCGATAATTTAATACTTTCACAGCCAGACTCTGGCGAACAAGCTTTAGACATTGTCGATACATTAACAAAAACAAAAGCAATTGATCTAATTGTAGTTGACTCTGTTGCTGCATTAGTGCCAATGGCTGAACTTCAAGGAGAAATGAAAGATCAAGTAATAGGAGCACAAGCTCGACTGATGTCAAAAGCGCTCCGAAAAATCACAGCATCTCTAAATAAAAACGGGACAACTGTAATTTTTATTAACCAAATTAGGGAAAAAGTTGGAGTAATTTTTGGTAATCCTGAAACTACTCCTGGTGGAAGAGGACTCAAATTTTATGCTTCAATCAGGTTAGATGTTAGAAAAATTCAACAAATAACAAGTGGAAACGACATCACCGGGCATAGTGTAAAAATCAAAGTAGTAAAAAATAAGCTTGCAATTCCTTTTAAAACTGCTTTAGTTGAAATTGTTTTTGCCAAAGGTATTTCAAAATCAGCAGAAATTGCCCAATTAGGCGAGGAACTTGGAATTCTTGTACGAAAAGGTTCGTGATTTGCATATAAGGGAGAGAATATCGCCCAAGGTAAAGTGAATTTAAAATTACTACTTGAAAATAATACCAAACTATTTAATGAAATAAAGGATCAAATTATTGAAAAACTAAAGGAAAATCAACAACAATCTCAAACATTATAG
- a CDS encoding phosphotransferase, with amino-acid sequence MKKILIGFTNESFREGNKFIQKKIHNGMNHKIDYNILSNFNFVPKLILNSNEKIIWEWIDGEKVEPKIETLEKIASQLREIHNSNLDFPPSNHSFRVEHYLKVLSEKGINNTVIVKYYDFIKKILQKMDKSKPLHNDLWLMNMIEKDQKIYFLDWEYASKGDIHFDLAYFIESAKLNSEKERIFLNFYGIINYENLLLQKILVLYLIILWVNAQETKHFDDTPYAKKLEDLYLVFASRKE; translated from the coding sequence ATGAAAAAAATTTTGATTGGATTTACTAATGAATCATTCCGCGAGGGTAACAAATTTATACAAAAAAAAATCCATAATGGAATGAATCATAAAATAGATTATAATATTTTATCAAATTTTAATTTTGTTCCAAAATTAATTTTAAATTCTAATGAAAAAATTATTTGGGAGTGGATTGATGGCGAAAAAGTTGAACCAAAAATTGAAACACTAGAAAAAATTGCTTCTCAATTAAGAGAAATTCATAATTCCAACCTTGATTTTCCTCCCTCAAATCATTCCTTTCGGGTTGAGCATTATTTGAAAGTTTTATCTGAAAAAGGTATAAATAATACAGTTATTGTAAAATATTATGACTTTATTAAGAAAATTCTTCAAAAAATGGATAAATCCAAGCCACTTCATAATGATTTGTGGTTGATGAATATGATTGAAAAAGATCAGAAAATCTACTTTTTAGACTGGGAGTATGCATCAAAAGGTGATATTCATTTTGATTTGGCTTATTTTATTGAATCAGCCAAACTAAATAGTGAAAAAGAACGCATTTTTTTAAATTTTTATGGTATAATTAATTATGAAAATCTTCTATTACAAAAAATTTTAGTATTATACCTTATAATATTGTGAGTGAATGCGCAAGAAACAAAACATTTTGATGATACACCTTATGCGAAAAAACTAGAAGATTTATATTTGGTTTTTGCATCTCGAAAGGAATAA
- the obgE gene encoding GTPase ObgE, whose amino-acid sequence MRFVDYVSIEVVAGKGGDGIISFRREAHVDKGGPDGGDGGWGGSIYFVGDSGMNTLLPFYQTKKIFGYNGENGRPKRQTGANGKDIFIKVPLGTQVFLKKSLICDIILEKKYLIAKGGRGGLGNFHFRNSKNKAPRISENGELGQNFYLDLQLKVMADIGLVGKPNAGKSTLLSLISNSKPKIANYEFTTLAPQLGVVKIYENSFVTADLPGLIQGASSGKGMGIIFLKHIERCRAIVHVIDFGSDNKNPIKDFIEIKSELEKFNKKLLDLNQIVIANKCDLPNFQFNLANFKRKFPKIKIIKSSLISAKQNEINIIKEKMFGLLGEKQKKLEIQEINTSKIEFNLKAPFLIKSRNNGFFEITGELIQKIIQKIPLNSQENILRFNAKVKKIGLWDELIKKGIKPGDLVRIYEFEFHWN is encoded by the coding sequence ATGCGATTTGTCGACTATGTTTCAATCGAAGTCGTGGCTGGAAAAGGTGGCGATGGGATAATATCGTTTCGCCGGGAAGCTCATGTCGACAAAGGTGGACCGGACGGTGGCGATGGTGGATGAGGTGGTTCAATTTATTTTGTTGGTGATTCAGGTATGAATACTTTATTACCTTTTTATCAAACCAAGAAGATTTTCGGTTATAATGGCGAAAATGGTAGGCCAAAAAGACAGACTGGCGCTAATGGAAAAGATATTTTTATAAAAGTTCCTTTAGGTACACAAGTTTTTCTAAAAAAGTCTTTAATTTGTGATATAATTTTAGAAAAAAAATACTTAATAGCCAAAGGAGGTCGAGGAGGTCTTGGAAATTTTCATTTCAGAAATTCAAAAAATAAGGCACCTCGAATTTCTGAAAATGGGGAATTAGGTCAAAATTTTTATCTTGATTTACAACTAAAAGTTATGGCTGATATCGGTTTGGTAGGTAAGCCTAATGCAGGTAAATCGACACTTTTATCACTAATTTCTAACTCAAAACCAAAAATTGCAAATTATGAATTTACAACTTTAGCCCCACAATTAGGTGTTGTGAAAATTTATGAAAATTCATTTGTAACAGCTGATCTTCCCGGATTAATCCAGGGTGCTAGTTCGGGGAAGGGAATGGGAATTATTTTTTTAAAGCACATTGAAAGGTGTCGAGCAATTGTTCACGTAATTGATTTTGGTTCAGATAACAAAAATCCAATTAAGGATTTTATCGAGATAAAATCAGAATTAGAAAAATTCAATAAAAAGTTATTGGATTTAAACCAAATAGTTATTGCAAATAAGTGTGATCTACCTAATTTTCAGTTTAATTTAGCAAATTTTAAAAGAAAATTTCCAAAAATCAAAATAATTAAAAGTAGTTTAATTTCTGCAAAACAAAACGAAATTAATATAATTAAAGAGAAAATGTTTGGTTTGTTAGGAGAAAAACAAAAAAAATTAGAAATTCAAGAGATAAACACCTCAAAAATTGAATTTAACTTAAAAGCTCCCTTTTTAATTAAGAGCAGAAATAACGGTTTTTTTGAAATTACAGGAGAACTTATTCAAAAAATTATTCAAAAAATCCCGCTAAATTCTCAAGAGAACATTTTACGTTTTAATGCAAAAGTTAAAAAAATTGGACTTTGGGATGAATTGATCAAAAAAGGAATTAAACCAGGGGATTTAGTTAGAATCTATGAATTTGAATTTCACTGGAATTAA
- a CDS encoding MG284/MPN403 family protein, with amino-acid sequence MSVVAKIKKLIAENPKDKAEWSFVAKKTLVALLFLYHKSTKLTSQREKVYQTLGIVEKPKENKEEEVSAIERALSLLEPKYTKLLIKEFIDNDYSWIKKYWSKSTYYKNMHNAIDQFIIILNL; translated from the coding sequence ATGAGCGTAGTTGCCAAAATAAAGAAGTTAATTGCGGAAAACCCGAAAGACAAAGCCGAGTGGTCTTTTGTTGCTAAAAAAACATTAGTTGCATTGTTATTTTTATATCATAAATCAACTAAATTAACTTCTCAAAGAGAGAAAGTTTACCAAACTTTAGGAATAGTTGAAAAACCAAAAGAAAACAAAGAAGAGGAAGTTTCAGCGATAGAACGTGCGCTCTCGCTATTGGAACCTAAATATACAAAACTTTTGATCAAAGAATTTATTGACAACGATTATAGCTGAATAAAAAAATATTGATCAAAATCCACTTATTACAAAAATATGCACAATGCAATTGACCAATTTATCATAATTTTAAACCTTTAA
- a CDS encoding MHO_1580 family protein: protein MNFELAPYENPEIQIARSYGQISFSYASSSSPNGIRQFVKIERDLSSDQFSVIVTVFSKVAGKVNVYVQVNNSSPTAPKLLELLPEKFNQAVFTFGDFGQTKEKANESKFPKLDNILVYLTKENEQKILLDNVLKVRNFSDVNKEYSIKKAGIGFKLLKSIKMANLGADASIEFSKTYEKIDENTIYFFPDKFSQKKHNINIFKVGLDPEVFEAGNIEKNINISNLKLTNLPVKAVTGSKNQLDLSFKFRQDIYDKNKGPEIIQGKYIVGDIFITSNSYYDPTERAVFLGNSQISQQGFVIPYNFSGTLNPKVEMSINNDYRKINVAFSQEIPKKLIDYQKKNGIYKLKITNYPTPFIKTDRIRISNQDFKYVATNFLTIQQLKDLSFTNFKEDDDEKELEE from the coding sequence ATGAATTTCGAATTAGCTCCTTATGAAAATCCGGAAATCCAAATAGCAAGGAGTTATGGGCAGATTTCATTTAGTTATGCATCAAGTTCTTCACCAAACGGAATTAGACAGTTTGTGAAAATTGAGCGTGATTTATCTTCGGATCAATTTAGCGTGATTGTTACTGTTTTTTCAAAAGTAGCCGGAAAAGTTAATGTTTATGTTCAGGTTAATAATTCTAGTCCAACAGCTCCAAAATTACTTGAATTATTACCAGAAAAATTCAATCAAGCAGTTTTTACATTCGGAGACTTTGGGCAAACAAAAGAAAAGGCCAATGAGTCTAAATTTCCGAAATTAGATAATATTTTAGTTTACTTAACAAAAGAAAACGAGCAAAAAATACTATTAGATAATGTTTTGAAGGTGCGAAATTTTTCAGATGTAAATAAAGAATATTCGATTAAAAAAGCAGGGATTGGTTTTAAGCTTTTAAAATCAATTAAAATGGCAAATTTAGGCGCTGATGCCTCAATTGAATTTTCAAAAACTTATGAAAAAATTGATGAAAATACAATCTATTTTTTTCCTGATAAATTTAGTCAAAAAAAACACAATATAAATATTTTTAAAGTTGGTCTTGATCCTGAAGTTTTTGAAGCTGGCAATATTGAAAAAAATATTAATATTAGCAATCTAAAACTAACAAATCTGCCAGTTAAAGCAGTAACCGGATCAAAAAATCAATTGGATTTATCTTTTAAATTTCGCCAAGATATTTACGATAAAAATAAGGGACCGGAAATAATTCAAGGAAAATACATTGTTGGTGATATTTTTATAACATCAAATAGTTATTATGATCCAACAGAAAGAGCAGTTTTTTTAGGGAATTCGCAAATTTCTCAGCAAGGTTTTGTAATTCCCTATAATTTTTCAGGGACGCTAAATCCTAAAGTAGAGATGAGCATCAATAATGACTATCGGAAAATAAACGTCGCTTTTTCACAAGAAATACCGAAAAAATTAATTGATTATCAAAAAAAGAATGGAATTTACAAGCTAAAAATTACAAATTACCCTACCCCTTTTATTAAAACAGATCGAATTAGAATCTCAAATCAAGATTTTAAATATGTTGCCACTAATTTTTTAACAATTCAACAATTAAAAGATCTTTCTTTTACTAACTTTAAAGAAGACGATGATGAGAAAGAATTAGAGGAATAA
- a CDS encoding MHO_1590 family protein: MQKSIPSLKKQLDFDVKSDTDYKDSDVFPNIYANDFYDTIKVKNGEVYIDEWLVENVIKEIVSKIKVAFGTVNFRYQIDEKKETIYIEILWKYKKHMLNRNYKISLYQDI, translated from the coding sequence TTGCAAAAATCAATTCCATCTTTAAAAAAACAGCTTGATTTTGATGTAAAATCTGATACTGATTATAAAGATAGTGATGTTTTTCCAAATATTTATGCCAACGATTTTTATGATACAATTAAGGTTAAAAACGGGGAAGTTTATATTGATGAGTGATTAGTGGAGAATGTAATTAAGGAGATTGTTTCAAAAATTAAAGTTGCTTTCGGAACGGTCAATTTTCGATACCAAATTGATGAGAAAAAAGAAACAATATATATTGAAATTTTATGAAAATATAAAAAACATATGTTAAATCGTAACTATAAAATTAGTTTATATCAGGATATTTAA